A genomic stretch from Planctomycetaceae bacterium includes:
- a CDS encoding BON domain-containing protein, whose product MIVTDEHLRDDVINQLFWDDLVDASDISVRVRGGEVTLTGTVPDYPARQAAAAVARSVGASAVHNQLTIRYPAASAPPPDVELADRVRDALSCRGDLDECDIEVTVQAGLARLRGFVDQRYKREQAVEAASSVSGIVSVANELAVTPTGDLHDRRIARNILDALWANVLVNARDVTVQVEAAIVTLMGTVPSRGAYRAAYEIARYTIGVKGVYNELDVVK is encoded by the coding sequence ATGATTGTGACAGATGAACATCTACGCGATGACGTCATCAACCAGTTGTTCTGGGACGACTTGGTGGACGCCTCGGATATCTCCGTTCGCGTGCGCGGCGGCGAAGTGACGTTGACGGGCACCGTGCCGGATTACCCCGCCCGCCAGGCGGCCGCCGCGGTCGCTCGATCCGTCGGAGCCTCGGCGGTGCATAACCAGTTGACGATCCGCTACCCCGCGGCGTCGGCCCCGCCGCCGGACGTCGAGCTGGCCGATCGGGTGCGCGACGCCCTGTCCTGCAGGGGGGACTTGGACGAATGTGACATCGAGGTAACGGTCCAGGCCGGCTTGGCGCGGCTTCGGGGGTTTGTAGACCAGCGCTATAAGAGGGAGCAGGCGGTGGAAGCGGCTTCTTCCGTCAGCGGGATCGTGTCGGTGGCGAACGAATTGGCGGTGACGCCCACGGGTGACCTGCACGACCGGCGGATCGCCCGCAATATTCTCGACGCCCTGTGGGCCAACGTCCTGGTCAATGCCCGCGACGTGACCGTGCAGGTCGAGGCGGCCATCGTGACGCTGATGGGAACGGTGCCTTCGCGGGGGGCCTACAGGGCCGCTTACGAGATCGCCCGGTACACCATCGGGGTCAAGGGGGTCTACAATGAGTTGGACGTGGTCAAGTAG